The region TACTGATAGCACTGAGAATTCGTGACGGGGACACCTTCCATGTGAAATACTTGGAGAAAGGTCATTGCTCTGAGATTGTTGAAATCATTGATTGGATGAGACTTGTTTTGGCTGGAATTCAGCTTGAGAATCCTTCAGCTACTGTTGACATGAGTTGGGAGCTCAATAATCTGGTCACACGAGGTATAAATAATGAGATGATTCAGTCTCTTGCTTTTAAGTATTTTTTTCCGTGGCTTGACCCAGTGAAGTATGTGAACAAGCTCCACTTTGCTTACCATGGTGGTGTTGAGATCTTAATGGAGTTGGATGGAGCTTTACTTCAGGAAAAATGGCAGGAAAGGCATATGATATTACAACTCGTTGAATCGTTGTTGTTGAGAGTCATATGGAATCTTTCAGAAACTTTTCCTCTACGCCGAGCTATAACTAAGAATAAGGGCATTGAGAGATGTATTCAGTCGATGCTTCACTACAAACTGGAGGAAGGGAGCCGATTTGAGTATGTAGTATCCAACCATTCATTTGAGGGAGTACTGAGAGATACTATTGTTGGTGGGCTGGGAGTGTTATGCAAGTAAGCTCATGAGATATCGTTTTGCATGGTGTATTTCTGGATATAAGTATATTCATGGGTTtaatatacagtcatgtaggtGCTAGATTTAACTACACTGTTATTTCCGTGCAGTTTGAGTGAActaccagagtgtcacttggaaaTAGCCTCCAACGAAGATGCTTTGGAGCAGATGACTAACATCGGTGCATCACCATATCTGCCAATTGATTGCTCGCATCATGTGGTGACCATTTTCCTCTGTCTGGCCCACACTCCTGGAACACATGAGAAGATAAGCAAGCCCAGGTATCTTACAAAACTGCTGGATGCTCTCAGCATTGAAAGAGATCTGGATGCAGACCAGCTCGATATTGACCGTATACCAGACTGCTCTCACCTTCTTCTCAGGTATTATTAAAAAAAtattgacattaattttgagcattgttatatatataccagtgTTCAAGGCTCACTTCCCGACCAGTTGTTGGGCAAAATTTACAGCTGCACTAAAAActgaaataattttatgtgaAACTGCTgttcctataataattatgtacgtcaTTATAACTAGACGTTTTGCACATGCAGGTATTTTGTCCTCCTATTCTTGGCTCAAGTGGCTCTAGCGTCACCACAGTGCATCCCTACTGACTTACACCTAACCATCATCGATGAAATGATGTTACTATTGCGATTCACATGCTATGAGATTATCAGGCGCGGTGAACTGACGCAGAATTATGTGTGGTGTACGTACATACCCTACATCAAGCTTGCCTATATTCCAAGTACCCCGCATATAAACAATCCAGCTTGCATTCTACAGGTGTGGAGTTTGGAAATAATCATATTTGCACTTCAAAATATGCTTGGTCGTGAAAATCATAGAGAATTTCTCGTGAAAGAAGGACTTTTAGATTTTGTTACATGTATGCCACAGTACGTCCCCCCTTCATTGAAATCCCGAGCTACAAACCTGGTGCAAATGGTTGCTTCTTCTCCAGATGTCCCAGAGGGACCTCCCAAACTGCTGAACTTGGTGAAAGCACGATTAGCTAAAATGCACTTTGGATTGGAGAATGTTCTTTCTATGTCTGTCAGCGAAATTGTTTCTCAAGCTTTTGCCACCAATTTTTAACCAACATTCGTACTTTAATTTGCTCTGCTCATTTTTGctagtgtgtataattataatgatataacGTACcaaacaataatttttatacagtcGACAGTGTGGAGTGTCACACATCacactaattattatgaaaaGCTATTGTATATAATACAAACAGTCAACAAACAAGGGGTGAGGTTAATGAGTTCACTTAACAAAATCAGGTGGATTTAATCGTTTAATGAACGTTTCTTCATCATTGAGGCTCCCATATGAACTGGACGAACCAAAGCTCTCAGCCAATAGCGAGTTGTCAGGGAAGCGGGATTTCTTTCTAATGCCTAGAGGCTTTGTTATGCTCCAACTGGTCACTTTGAATGGGTC is a window of Halichondria panicea chromosome 13, odHalPani1.1, whole genome shotgun sequence DNA encoding:
- the LOC135345956 gene encoding uncharacterized protein LOC135345956 is translated as MYMDMVHEDISLPCRSSYNIFLHCTTTKQSEQKVVSFDNTPLNILDVKRQIEKRFSIPVCVQVIAYNSCILKDDTILIALRIRDGDTFHVKYLEKGHCSEIVEIIDWMRLVLAGIQLENPSATVDMSWELNNLVTRGINNEMIQSLAFKYFFPWLDPVKYVNKLHFAYHGGVEILMELDGALLQEKWQERHMILQLVESLLLRVIWNLSETFPLRRAITKNKGIERCIQSMLHYKLEEGSRFEYVVSNHSFEGVLRDTIVGGLGVLCNLSELPECHLEIASNEDALEQMTNIGASPYLPIDCSHHVVTIFLCLAHTPGTHEKISKPRYLTKLLDALSIERDLDADQLDIDRIPDCSHLLLRYFVLLFLAQVALASPQCIPTDLHLTIIDEMMLLLRFTCYEIIRRGELTQNYVWCTYIPYIKLAYIPSTPHINNPACILQVWSLEIIIFALQNMLGRENHREFLVKEGLLDFVTCMPQYVPPSLKSRATNLVQMVASSPDVPEGPPKLLNLVKARLAKMHFGLENVLSMSVSEIVSQAFATNF